The following proteins are co-located in the Vanessa atalanta chromosome 11, ilVanAtal1.2, whole genome shotgun sequence genome:
- the LOC125067284 gene encoding protein N-lysine methyltransferase METTL21D-like yields the protein MSHRTSCFQLNDLFPREIDIEVCLKTLKIFQKLEGDVNCVVWDASLVLAKYLETMCQHKADFLSGIKVLELGSGLGVVGLTAATLGAQVTLTDLPEALPLLRLNISENKQKIVSMGGYAIAESLVWGDKNSEIHKQEFDMIVLADCVYYEDAIDPLIETLQCLNNTIKKKPTIYLTQELRDSDIQKKLWDVFYEKLTEFFYIEKIPEEQQHVNYRSSDILLLKIIKK from the exons atgtctCACAGAACCTCTTGTTTCCAACTAAATGATTTATTTCCAAGAGAAATTGACATAGAAGTATGCTTAAAgacactaaaaatatttcaaaagttgGAAGGTGATGTTAATTGTGTTGTATGGGATGCTTCCCTTGTTCTTGCTAAATACCTTGAAACAATGTGTCAACATAAAGCTGACTTTTTGAGTGGTATAAAGGTATTAGAATTAGGATCTGGATTGGGAGTTGTTGGGCTTACAGCAGCAACATTAGG ggcTCAAGTTACACTTACAGACTTACCTGAAGCTCTACCTTTACTTCGTTTGAATATATcagaaaataaacagaaaattgTTAGTATGGGAGGATATGCAATAGCTGAGTCTTTAGTGTGGGGTGACAAAAATTCTGAAATTCATAAACAAGAATTTGATATGATTGTTTTAGCTGATTGTGTTTATTATGAAgat GCAATCGACCCTCTTATAGAAACCCTACAATGCctaaataacacaataaaaaagaaaccaactatatatttaactcaGGAATTAAGAGATTCAGATATTCAAAAGAAGCTATGGGATGTATTTTATGAGAAGCTTACTGAAtttttctatattgaaaaaataccaGAAGAACAGCAACATGTTAATTACAGAAGTTcagatatactattattaaaaattataaaaaaatga